The following are from one region of the Mycolicibacterium diernhoferi genome:
- a CDS encoding (deoxy)nucleoside triphosphate pyrophosphohydrolase, translating to MNGQIVVAGALVSEGTLLVAQRERPPELAGLWELPGGKVAAGESDADALVRELQEELGVTVTVGARLGADVALSPTVTLRAYLVTACSGSPHPHDHRALRWVRAEELDALAWVPADRGWVPDLVAALRTS from the coding sequence ATGAATGGGCAGATCGTCGTTGCGGGAGCACTTGTTTCAGAGGGCACGCTGCTGGTCGCCCAGCGGGAACGGCCACCGGAGCTGGCCGGGCTGTGGGAGCTGCCCGGGGGCAAGGTCGCGGCGGGGGAGAGCGACGCCGACGCGCTGGTGCGCGAGTTGCAGGAGGAACTTGGGGTCACCGTCACCGTCGGGGCCCGTCTCGGTGCCGATGTCGCGCTGAGCCCCACCGTGACGCTGCGCGCCTACCTGGTCACTGCGTGCTCGGGCAGCCCACACCCGCATGATCACCGTGCGCTGCGCTGGGTGCGAGCCGAGGAGTTGGATGCGCTGGCCTGGGTACCGGCCGACCGCGGCTGGGTGCCGGATCTGGTTGCGGCCCTGCGGACTTCGTAG
- a CDS encoding DUF1059 domain-containing protein, giving the protein MAKTHLNCPCGEAIQGTDEDDLVEKAQQHLSDSHPGREYDREMILFMAY; this is encoded by the coding sequence ATGGCGAAGACACATCTGAACTGCCCGTGTGGCGAAGCGATTCAAGGCACCGACGAGGACGATCTGGTGGAGAAGGCGCAGCAGCACCTCTCGGATTCGCATCCCGGCCGTGAATACGACCGGGAGATGATCCTGTTCATGGCCTACTGA
- a CDS encoding nitroreductase family protein has product MDIYDVMRTTGAVREFTGEPLPDETLTRILDNARFAPSGGNRQGTRVVVIRDQATKETLADLCATGFRRYIAQQRNGENPWNPLHPMGVSAEDLAAVRVRRPAHLIEADVVLVVCVDLGVVAAFDQGLDRIGVVAGASVYPLVWNILLAARNEGFGGVLTTMAVPEEPAVQELLGIPGEFAVAAVVPLGKPVKQVRKLRRRAVSEFVTRERFDGPAF; this is encoded by the coding sequence ATGGATATCTACGACGTAATGCGCACAACCGGAGCGGTCCGGGAGTTCACCGGCGAGCCTCTGCCCGACGAGACGCTGACCCGGATCCTGGACAACGCCCGGTTCGCACCCAGCGGCGGCAACCGTCAGGGCACCCGGGTGGTGGTGATTCGTGACCAGGCGACCAAGGAAACGCTCGCCGATCTCTGCGCCACCGGGTTCCGGCGCTACATCGCCCAGCAGCGCAACGGGGAGAATCCGTGGAACCCGCTGCACCCCATGGGCGTGTCGGCCGAAGATCTCGCCGCGGTGCGAGTCCGGCGGCCGGCGCACCTGATCGAGGCCGACGTGGTCCTGGTGGTCTGCGTGGACCTAGGTGTGGTCGCCGCCTTCGACCAGGGTCTCGACCGCATCGGCGTGGTGGCGGGCGCCTCGGTGTACCCGCTGGTGTGGAACATCCTGCTCGCGGCCCGCAATGAAGGCTTCGGGGGCGTGCTCACGACCATGGCGGTGCCCGAGGAGCCCGCGGTGCAGGAATTACTCGGCATTCCCGGCGAGTTCGCCGTCGCGGCGGTGGTGCCGCTGGGGAAACCGGTCAAACAGGTACGCAAGCTGAGGCGCCGCGCAGTGTCCGAGTTCGTCACCCGGGAGCGGTTCGACGGCCCCGCATTCTGA
- a CDS encoding mannosyltransferase translates to MTARLNPTVRSYWCYSSDKSGVYSTVTEVCVDGDRPPGRAGRGCGVDRVGPVDTKHHTGPTAQLYRWAPLLFLVSIAARLAWTYLVPNGANFVDLHVYVGGADTLEHPGALYDYVYAEQTPDFPLPFTYPPFAAVVFYPLSLLPFGVVAFVWQLGIFASLYGVVRISLRLLGRTDMRPALLWTAVGIWTEPLRSTFDYGQINVLLVLAVLCAVQSSRWWLSGLLVGLAAGVKLTPAIAGLYFVGVRRWGVAVFSAVVFFGTVGVSALVVGEQARYYFTDLLGDARRVGPIGTSFNQSWRGAISRILGHDAGYGPIVIAALLLTAVLALLAWRAIGADDRLGGIVTVQLFGLVLSPISWTHHWVWLIPLMIWLLHGPLRERIGARVLGWGWLALALIGVPWLLSFAQPTIWEIGRPWHLAWAGLVYPVATLATLGWLAGAGRSATARAADRSPLPSAGPDR, encoded by the coding sequence TTGACGGCACGTCTGAATCCGACGGTACGGAGTTACTGGTGTTACTCAAGTGACAAGAGTGGCGTTTATTCAACCGTTACGGAGGTGTGCGTCGATGGTGACCGCCCGCCCGGCCGAGCGGGTCGGGGGTGCGGGGTCGATAGAGTCGGGCCGGTAGACACCAAACACCACACCGGTCCGACGGCGCAGCTCTATCGCTGGGCGCCGCTATTGTTCTTGGTCAGCATCGCCGCGCGGCTCGCCTGGACCTACCTCGTGCCCAACGGCGCCAACTTCGTCGACCTGCACGTCTACGTCGGCGGCGCCGACACCCTGGAGCATCCGGGGGCGCTGTATGACTACGTCTACGCCGAACAGACCCCGGACTTCCCGCTGCCGTTCACCTACCCGCCGTTCGCGGCGGTGGTGTTCTATCCGTTGAGCCTGCTGCCGTTCGGGGTGGTGGCCTTCGTCTGGCAACTGGGGATCTTCGCCTCGCTCTACGGCGTGGTGCGCATCAGCCTGCGCCTGCTCGGCCGCACCGACATGCGGCCGGCGCTGCTGTGGACCGCGGTCGGCATCTGGACCGAGCCGCTGCGCAGTACCTTCGACTACGGCCAGATCAATGTGCTGCTGGTGCTCGCGGTGCTGTGCGCGGTGCAGAGCAGCCGATGGTGGCTCTCTGGGCTGCTGGTCGGATTGGCCGCCGGGGTCAAGCTCACCCCGGCCATCGCCGGACTGTATTTCGTCGGGGTGCGCCGCTGGGGTGTGGCGGTGTTCTCCGCGGTGGTCTTTTTCGGCACCGTCGGGGTGTCGGCACTGGTGGTCGGCGAGCAGGCGCGCTACTACTTCACCGATCTGCTCGGCGACGCCCGCCGCGTCGGGCCGATCGGGACCTCGTTCAACCAGTCCTGGCGTGGCGCGATCTCGCGGATCCTCGGGCACGACGCCGGATACGGGCCGATCGTGATCGCGGCGCTGCTGCTGACCGCGGTGCTGGCACTGTTGGCGTGGCGGGCGATCGGCGCCGACGACCGCCTCGGCGGCATCGTCACGGTGCAGCTGTTCGGGCTGGTGCTCTCACCGATCTCCTGGACCCATCACTGGGTGTGGCTGATCCCGCTGATGATCTGGCTGCTGCACGGCCCGCTGCGGGAGCGGATCGGTGCCCGGGTGCTGGGCTGGGGATGGCTGGCTTTGGCGCTGATCGGGGTGCCGTGGCTGCTGAGCTTCGCGCAGCCGACGATCTGGGAGATCGGCCGGCCCTGGCATCTGGCGTGGGCGGGCCTGGTCTATCCGGTGGCCACGCTGGCCACCCTGGGCTGGCTCGCCGGCGCCGGCAGGTCAGCTACTGCCCGAGCAGCTGATCGATCGCCTTTGCCATCTGCAGGTCCTGATCGGTGA
- a CDS encoding Rv1157c family protein, with product MPSIRTMLTSTTACALVLGGGVAVPAHADPAAPVPLPINGLQAPGLPAMETLGPAIQQAAADPTNAASMLMAAAAAFAGNAAAPSDSLNVASAVNQFVSEPQAHLPAAGAGAQAHLPAGVDPAYSVGPVPMAVPKDLPAPAAAVPAADAPAPAPEAAPAPPPPAEPLAAPAPGPAPAPAGATPSFGPDAPTTQDFMYPSISNGCLADGGNVLATAISVAGPATIPAPGPAAGQTAYVFTAIGTPGPAAEQKLPLNVTWVNLSTGKSGTATLKPQANINPEGPTTLTAIAETGSGSIMSTIFGQVTTTEKQCQFMPTIGSTVVP from the coding sequence ATGCCATCGATCCGGACAATGCTGACCAGCACCACTGCCTGCGCACTGGTGCTGGGCGGCGGCGTCGCGGTCCCAGCCCACGCCGACCCGGCCGCGCCCGTACCGCTGCCGATCAACGGATTACAGGCTCCGGGGCTACCGGCGATGGAGACGCTCGGTCCGGCGATTCAGCAGGCCGCTGCTGATCCGACCAATGCCGCATCGATGCTCATGGCCGCCGCCGCCGCGTTCGCCGGAAACGCGGCGGCCCCCAGTGATTCGTTGAATGTCGCGTCCGCTGTGAACCAGTTCGTGTCCGAGCCGCAGGCCCACCTGCCTGCGGCCGGCGCGGGCGCCCAGGCGCACCTGCCCGCCGGGGTCGATCCGGCGTACTCGGTCGGCCCGGTCCCGATGGCCGTGCCGAAGGACCTTCCGGCCCCCGCGGCCGCCGTGCCCGCCGCCGATGCACCCGCACCGGCACCCGAGGCTGCGCCCGCTCCGCCGCCGCCGGCCGAACCACTGGCCGCGCCCGCACCCGGACCCGCACCCGCGCCCGCCGGGGCGACCCCGTCGTTCGGCCCGGACGCGCCGACGACCCAGGACTTCATGTACCCGTCGATCAGCAACGGCTGCCTCGCCGACGGCGGCAACGTGCTGGCGACCGCCATCTCGGTGGCCGGCCCGGCCACCATCCCCGCCCCCGGCCCGGCCGCGGGCCAGACCGCCTACGTCTTCACCGCCATCGGCACGCCCGGCCCCGCGGCCGAGCAGAAACTGCCGCTGAACGTGACCTGGGTGAACCTGAGCACCGGCAAGTCCGGGACCGCGACGCTCAAGCCGCAGGCCAACATCAACCCGGAGGGCCCGACCACGCTGACCGCCATCGCCGAGACCGGCTCGGGCAGCATCATGTCGACGATCTTCGGTCAGGTCACCACGACCGAGAAGCAATGCCAGTTCATGCCCACCATCGGCTCGACGGTGGTGCCTTGA
- a CDS encoding 4a-hydroxytetrahydrobiopterin dehydratase produces MAVLTNDQVDAALPDLSGWERSDGALRRSVKFPTFLDGIEAVRRVAEVAEQKDHHPDIDIRWRTVTFTLVTHSAGGITDQDLQMAKAIDQLLGQ; encoded by the coding sequence ATGGCTGTGTTAACGAACGACCAAGTCGACGCCGCACTGCCCGACCTGTCCGGCTGGGAACGGTCCGACGGGGCGCTACGCCGGTCGGTGAAGTTCCCGACGTTTCTGGACGGCATCGAGGCCGTGCGCCGCGTCGCCGAGGTGGCCGAGCAGAAAGACCATCACCCCGACATCGATATCCGTTGGCGGACAGTGACTTTCACGCTGGTGACGCATTCCGCCGGTGGTATCACCGATCAGGACCTGCAGATGGCAAAGGCGATCGATCAGCTGCTCGGGCAGTAG